In Rariglobus hedericola, the following proteins share a genomic window:
- a CDS encoding peptide ABC transporter substrate-binding protein, which yields MSLRILVVLAVVLSSFTGCFKRETPVDAARATKTLLIGNGAEPADLDPHVAVLYTDYNILVALFEGLTVIDEATSKPLPGAAERWDISPDGLTYTFQLRADGLWSNGDPVTAEDFVFSIERILNPKLASEYAYMLDVLAGAADYTAGKLTDFAQVGAKALDARTLQLTLARPTPYLLSLTAHQAWFPVHRASVLKAGNPHARGTGWTRPGNLIGNGPFVLAEWKPDQHILVKKNPRHHDAATNQIEAVKFFPVADPGVDERAFRSGQVHITYDVLPDRLDAWRREDPAKLRVDPILQTFYVRFNCTRAPFTDVRVRRALGLAIDREAIAGPVMRGSRKPAYSIVPPDTAGYTSSASMPTDFEAARRLLTEAGFPGGKGFPKFEIKMNNDPINTKVFEAIQQMWRKELGIECTLATMDDRVYIDAMQTLAFDVLRSRWIGDFNDPATFTDLFTSTSGNNNTGWKNPAYDRLIEAAGREQDTAKRFELLRQAEAIVLAEAPVAPVFFGTRTYLIHPDVKGWIPALLGVHRYQTIRLEP from the coding sequence ATGTCGCTCCGTATTCTCGTCGTGCTCGCGGTTGTGTTGTCGTCGTTCACCGGCTGCTTCAAACGCGAAACTCCCGTCGACGCCGCACGCGCCACCAAGACTTTGCTCATCGGCAACGGCGCGGAACCCGCCGACCTCGATCCGCACGTCGCCGTCCTTTACACGGACTACAACATTCTCGTCGCCCTCTTCGAAGGGCTCACCGTTATCGACGAGGCCACCTCGAAACCGCTCCCGGGCGCCGCCGAACGCTGGGACATCTCGCCCGACGGGCTGACCTACACGTTTCAACTGCGCGCCGACGGACTCTGGTCCAATGGTGATCCGGTCACCGCCGAGGATTTTGTTTTTTCCATCGAACGCATTCTCAACCCCAAGCTCGCTTCCGAATACGCCTACATGCTCGACGTGCTCGCCGGCGCCGCCGACTACACCGCGGGCAAACTCACTGATTTCGCCCAAGTCGGCGCCAAGGCCCTCGATGCCCGCACGCTCCAGCTCACGTTGGCCCGCCCCACGCCCTACCTGCTGTCGCTCACCGCCCACCAAGCCTGGTTCCCCGTCCACCGCGCCTCGGTCCTGAAAGCCGGCAATCCCCACGCTCGCGGCACCGGTTGGACGCGCCCCGGCAACTTGATCGGCAACGGCCCGTTCGTCCTCGCCGAGTGGAAGCCCGACCAGCACATCCTCGTTAAGAAAAACCCGCGCCACCACGACGCCGCGACCAACCAGATCGAAGCGGTCAAGTTTTTCCCCGTCGCCGACCCCGGCGTGGACGAACGCGCCTTCCGCTCCGGCCAGGTCCACATCACCTACGACGTCCTGCCCGACCGTCTCGACGCCTGGCGCCGCGAAGATCCGGCCAAACTCCGCGTCGATCCGATCCTCCAAACCTTCTACGTCCGGTTCAACTGCACCCGCGCGCCCTTCACCGATGTGCGCGTGCGCCGCGCACTCGGCCTCGCCATCGACCGTGAAGCCATCGCCGGACCCGTGATGCGCGGCAGCCGCAAGCCCGCCTACTCAATCGTGCCCCCCGACACCGCCGGCTACACGTCGTCCGCCTCGATGCCTACCGACTTCGAAGCCGCACGCCGCCTGCTCACCGAAGCCGGTTTCCCCGGAGGCAAAGGCTTTCCGAAGTTCGAGATCAAAATGAACAACGATCCGATCAACACCAAAGTCTTTGAGGCCATCCAGCAGATGTGGCGCAAGGAACTCGGCATCGAGTGCACCCTCGCGACCATGGATGACCGCGTTTACATCGACGCCATGCAGACGCTCGCCTTCGACGTGCTGCGCTCGCGCTGGATAGGCGATTTCAACGACCCCGCCACCTTCACCGATCTCTTCACCTCGACCAGCGGCAACAACAACACCGGCTGGAAAAACCCCGCCTACGACCGCCTCATCGAAGCCGCCGGCCGCGAACAGGACACCGCGAAGCGCTTCGAACTCCTGCGCCAGGCCGAAGCGATCGTCCTCGCCGAAGCCCCCGTCGCCCCGGTCTTTTTTGGAACCCGCACCTACCTGATCCACCCCGACGTCAAAGGCTGGATCCCCGCCCTCCTCGGCGTTCACCGCTACCAGACCATCCGCCTCGAACCCTGA
- a CDS encoding RDD family protein: MQWYYAIDGQRLGPVTHSEFERLVQAGTISGDALVWRQGLDQWKTLSAVMARDPAMFAGMPPPLPAVEAEPVFEEEVELAEPEAPRVSGLQARAVPVEAEAPVLAGFWLRFGAQVVDFLLWWIVWQLLIGVVGTKYFPEAMAIAQKGPGYQVQPDELIMLVRFLGTAFFIGLVWAIVYDLFFLLRFAATPGKLLFGIRLAQADGQPLGFMRIVARCLAKGLAGFPTLGIGFLIAAFDDQKRGLHDFFCNTRVFKKR, translated from the coding sequence ATGCAATGGTATTACGCGATCGACGGACAGCGCCTCGGGCCTGTCACCCACTCTGAATTTGAACGGCTGGTGCAGGCGGGAACGATTTCCGGCGACGCGTTGGTCTGGCGCCAGGGCCTGGACCAGTGGAAGACATTGTCCGCGGTGATGGCACGCGATCCGGCGATGTTTGCCGGTATGCCGCCGCCGTTGCCGGCCGTTGAAGCGGAACCGGTTTTCGAGGAAGAGGTGGAGTTGGCAGAGCCTGAGGCGCCGCGTGTGTCCGGCCTGCAAGCCCGTGCGGTTCCCGTTGAGGCCGAGGCTCCGGTGCTGGCGGGTTTCTGGCTGCGCTTTGGCGCGCAAGTCGTGGATTTTCTGCTCTGGTGGATCGTCTGGCAGCTTTTGATTGGCGTGGTCGGCACGAAGTATTTTCCCGAGGCCATGGCGATCGCGCAAAAGGGGCCCGGTTATCAGGTGCAACCGGATGAATTGATCATGCTCGTGCGGTTTCTTGGCACGGCCTTTTTCATCGGGCTGGTCTGGGCGATTGTTTACGACCTGTTCTTCCTGCTGCGTTTCGCGGCGACGCCGGGCAAGCTGCTCTTTGGCATCCGCCTGGCGCAGGCCGACGGCCAGCCACTCGGTTTCATGCGCATCGTGGCGCGTTGCTTGGCCAAGGGCCTCGCGGGCTTCCCCACGCTGGGCATCGGTTTTCTGATCGCAGCGTTCGACGACCAGAAGCGCGGCTTGCACGATTTCTTCTGCAATACCCGCGTGTTCAAGAAGCGTTGA
- a CDS encoding RNA polymerase sigma factor, with product MNPEAAHENAGDFVPSAVAAHQASLLRYATRLLAGDAERARDVVQDTFVKLMAQPRAAVEDHLAEWLFTVCRHRALDVLRKEGRMKRFADGEAERVTAVDPRPGRALEASETHAALLRLIGCLPVNQQEVIRLKFQNGFSYKEISRITEHSVSNVGVLIHTAVQRLKAEFAAQQP from the coding sequence ATGAACCCGGAGGCCGCCCATGAAAACGCAGGAGATTTTGTCCCATCCGCAGTCGCGGCGCATCAGGCGTCGCTGCTCCGTTACGCCACCCGACTGCTCGCCGGCGATGCCGAACGGGCGCGCGACGTGGTCCAGGATACGTTCGTCAAACTCATGGCGCAGCCGCGCGCCGCGGTGGAGGACCATCTTGCCGAGTGGTTGTTCACCGTCTGCCGCCACCGCGCGCTCGACGTGTTGCGCAAGGAGGGCCGCATGAAACGCTTTGCCGATGGAGAGGCAGAACGCGTGACCGCCGTCGATCCACGTCCGGGCCGCGCGCTCGAAGCCTCCGAAACCCACGCCGCGCTCCTGCGCCTCATCGGCTGCCTGCCGGTGAACCAGCAGGAAGTTATCCGTCTGAAATTTCAGAACGGATTCAGTTATAAAGAAATCAGCCGCATCACCGAGCACTCGGTCTCGAATGTCGGCGTCCTCATCCACACCGCGGTGCAACGGCTGAAGGCCGAATTCGCCGCTCAGCAACCCTGA